From the genome of Xiphophorus couchianus chromosome 6, X_couchianus-1.0, whole genome shotgun sequence, one region includes:
- the ro60 gene encoding RNA-binding protein RO60, whose amino-acid sequence MEPSENATSNHALNSTGAEGSWEISDKTRLCRFLCYGSEGDIYTAREQGRVSTETAGALLSLLQEGRGAEVVEEAKRFAQGGRAVSPGPALFALALCSQHSELKTRQAAFKALREVCRDPAHLFSFVQYKKELKEGMKCGMWGRALRKAVSDWYNEQDALNLAAAVTRCKQREGWSHQDLLRLSHTKPATKAVALISKYVTKGWKEVQAAYADKEKSEEVAKVLSYLEVLEKVKRSCDEVEVSGLIEEHKLEREQLLTDHLRSKQVWSALLKEISLQSILKILGKMTSNRLLEPRSAETQTICERLQNESSLKKANIHPFSILLASENYKRGQGFQGKTKWEADGSILKAMDWAFYTSFLNVEPVGKRFVVAVDVGTSLTSIVPGTTISTAVAAAAITMIFTRTEANTHVLSFSEGAVVPCSLSADMSLAEVTAELVKFPSCSTDCTLPVTWATENGKSVDMFIILTNNPLWTFTASPVESLKKHRHASGTDSKLVMCGLTSIGHAIADTEDRGLLSICGFDLGAFSVIRNLALDLI is encoded by the exons ATGGAGCCATCAGAAAACGCTACCAGCAACCACGCCCTGAACTCGACAGGCGCCGAGGGCTCATGGGAAATCAGCGACAAGACCAGACTGTGCCGCTTCCTCTGCTACGGCTCTGAGGGAGACATCTACACCGCCAGAGAGCAGGGCCGCGTCTCCACAGAGACCGCCGGAGCCCTGCTGTCGCTGCTGCAGGAGGGGAGAGGCGCAGAGGTGGTGGAGGAGGCGAAGCGGTTCGCCCAGGGCGGCCGCGCCGTCAGTCCGGGACCGGCCCTCTTCGCCCTGGCCTTGTGCTCGCAGCATTCGGAGCTGAAGACGAGGCAGGCGGCTTTCAAAGCCCTGAGGGAGGTCTGCCGGGACCCGGCCCACTTGTTCTCCTTCGTCCAGTACAAGAAGGAGCTGAAAGAGGGCATGAAATGCGGGATGTGGGGGCGCGCCCTGAGGAAGGCCGTGTCCGACTGGTACAACGAGCAGGACGCCCTGAATCTGGCTGCGGCGGTGACCAGGTGTAAACAGAGAGAGGGCTGGTCGCACCAGGACCTGCTCAGGCTCTCCCACACCAAACCGGCCACAAAGG CTGTTGCCTTGATCAGCAAATATGTAACAAAAGGGTGGAAGGAGGTCCAGGCGGCTTACGCGGACAAAGAGAAATCGGAGGAAGTGGCCAAAGTGCTCTCCTATCTGGAAGTGTTGGAAAAGGTCAAGCGCAGCTGTGACGAAGTGGAGGTCAGCGGTTTAATAGAGGAGCACAAGCTGGAGAGGGAGCAGCTGCTTACAGACCACCTGAGGTCAAAACAG gTGTGGAGTGCCCTGCTGAAGGAGATATCTCTGCAGTCCATTCTTAAAATCCTGGGAAAGATGACGTCCAACAGACTTCTTGAGCCACGGAGCGCGGAGACCCAAACCATCTGCGAGAGACTTCAGAACGAGTCGTCGCTAAAGAAG GCCAACATCCACCCTTTCAGCATCCTTTTGGCTTCGGAAAACTATAAACGAGGTCAAGGCTTCCAGGGGAAAACAAAGTGGGAGGCGGACGGTAGCATCCTCAAAGCCATGGACTGGGCTTTTTACACAAGCTTTCTG AACGTGGAGCCCGTCGGGAAGCGCTTCGTCGTGGCCGTAGACGTGGGCACGTCGCTGACCAGCATCGTCCCGGGAACGACGATCAGCACGGCGGTTGCAGCTGCAGCCATAACCATG atttTTACCCGGACAGAAGCGAACACGCACGTCCTGTCCTTCTCTGAGGGCGCTGTGGTTCCGTGCTCTCTTTCTGCAGATATGTCGCTTGCAGAAGTAACTGCTGAGCTGGTGAAG TTCCCCAGCTGCAGCACAGACTGCACCCTTCCAGTCACATGGGCCACAGAAAATGGGAAGTCTGTGGACATGTTCATCATTCTGACCAACAACCCGCTGTGGACGTTTACAGCCAGCCCAGTGGAGTCTCTGAAGAAACACAGACAT GCATCAGGCACAGATTCCAAGCTGGTGATGTGCGGCCTGACCTCCATCGGCCACGCCATCGCAGACACAGAGGACAGGGGCTTACTCAGCATCTGTGGCTTTGACCTCGGAGCGTTCAGCGTCATCCGGAACCTCGCCCTCGACCTTATCTGA
- the LOC114145857 gene encoding beta-1,3-galactosyltransferase 2-like: MQWRRRHCCTHTAKLLYLLSLLGFLVFLVHHVRLPKLSGIPWWRGYPVVYGGTVLQTARSKWNGSAAHSAWRFVIVPQGTLTTNANINVSFHRSDTGFEGNLTGNSSQSQMGALNATLTHGPFPYVINEPDKCRQSKPALFLVLLIATEARQVEARNAIRQTWGNESVFPSLGFIRLFLLGKKDGELGLLQQKMLEAESRRHRDIIQQDFLDSYKNLTIKTLMGMNWVAKHCPTASYVMKTDSDMFVNTEYLVYKLLRPDLKPKKNYFTGNNMRGFAPNRNKNSKWYMSPELYPGERYPTFCSGTGYVFSGDLAEKIYRTSLSVRLLHLEDVFVGICLAELQIEPTPPPNGFLFNHWRVSYSSCKYSHLITSHGFHPTELLKYWHHLQSNKHNACIGTLKERSSRAHSRLRDKQAHLLKQ; this comes from the coding sequence ATGCAGTGGAGACGGCGCCACTGTTGTACGCACACGGCCAAACTTCTCTATCTCCTCTCTCTGCTGGGATTCCTCGTGTTCCTGGTCCACCACGTGCGGCTCCCCAAGCTCTCTGGGATCCCGTGGTGGAGGGGCTACCCTGTGGTGTACGGAGGCACGGTGCTTCAAACCGCAAGAAGCAAATGGAACGGCAGTGCCGCGCACTCAGCGTGGAGGTTTGTGATCGTTCCCCAGGGAACGTTGACAACCAATGCCAACATCAATGTCTCTTTTCATCGTAGCGACACTGGCTTTGAGGGTAATTTGACAGGCAACAGCAGCCAGAGCCAAATGGGAGCTCTTAATGCTACTCTGACCCACGGACCTTTCCCTTATGTCATCAACGAGCCGGATAAATGCCGACAGAGCAAACCTGCCCTGTTTCTCGTCCTGCTAATTGCCACTGAAGCTCGTCAGGTGGAAGCGAGGAACGCCATCCGGCAGACTTGGGGGAATGAGAGCGTTTTCCCCTCCTTGGGATTTATTCGACTGTTTCTGCTGGGGAAGAAAGATGGAGAGCTGGGACTTCTGCAGCAGAAGATGCTGGAGGCAGAGAGCCGGAGGCATCGCGACATCATCCAGCAGGACTTCCTGGATTCCTATAAAAACCTGACGATAAAGACTCTGATGGGAATGAACTGGGTGGCGAAGCACTGTCCGACGGCGAGCTACGTGATGAAAACTGATAGCGACATGTTCGTCAACACGGAGTACCTCGTCTACAAGCTGCTGCGGCCGGATCTGAAGCCCAAAAAGAACTACTTCACGGGCAACAACATGAGAGGCTTTGCACCCAACCGGAACAAAAACAGCAAGTGGTACATGTCGCCCGAGCTCTACCCGGGTGAACGGTACCCCACGTTCTGCTCCGGGACGGGATACGTCTTCTCTGGGGACCTGGCCGAGAAAATCTACCGGACGTCATTGAGCGTCCGCCTACTGCACCTGGAGGATGTGTTCGTGGGAATCTGCCTGGCCGAGCTGCAGATCGAGCCCACACCTCCGCCCAACGGCTTCCTGTTCAACCACTGGCGGGTGTCGTACTCCAGCTGCAAGTACAGCCACCTGATAACGTCGCACGGTTTCCATCCCACCGAGCTGCTCAAGTACTGGCATCACCTTCAGAGCAACAAGCACAATGCCTGCATCGGCACGCTCAAGGAGAGGTCGAGCAGGGCCCACTCCAGACTCCGGGACAAGCAGGCGCATTTACTGAAACAGTAG